The following proteins are encoded in a genomic region of Brachypodium distachyon strain Bd21 chromosome 1, Brachypodium_distachyon_v3.0, whole genome shotgun sequence:
- the LOC100825350 gene encoding uncharacterized protein LOC100825350: MAAGDTQEEDAPAESGASQDGAPEQLLESEAAGEETASDHAPVSPDASREEGSRGAGEAAQDDAPESEEEQEEAEGGHEVDGDATEEDEEEERGYGNEEDTDEEEAPSHLPFPPADEGLLDDTTTVDPSYTISLIRQLMPKGSNVLKEFCVKESFPEEMSANSDDGESRQPDNKDPSGKSDKPGFPDEQSVNSDDGESTKPDEKDQWEECGCILWDLAASKPQAELMIDNHVLEVLLENLRVSQSCRAKEICLGIMGNLACHEFLVNAVCNEKGLIVTVMEQLFLDDIGCLSETFRLLAAILRSSASISWAEVLLPDKILSRILSILGNTMSCTLLEKGIDFISTVMDAQDVIAMLIQPLLRVGLADHAIGLLTTEIQKSPDEKVDRPGCLDLILHFMEELTAIHSVAEVMSSSDQLMQVLVGMMKSPDKLEVSSYCASVVIIISNILTDGKHLVPMVSHDLPFLESLFDILPVVPDDDQARYALWCTLSRVLAQVQETEINSSSLDQFAALFLGKFTLIKDDIESHEVDEENLSAEDSYVMGWASKCLRAISFVMERWITEKSSQSKEDATPTGTSIDNARELLSYCQKMLH, translated from the exons ATGGCGGCCGGCGATACCCAGGAAGAAGACGCCCCCGCAGAATCCGGAGCGTCCCAGGACGGCGCGCCTGAGCAGCTGCTAGAatcggaggcggcgggagagGAAACCGCCTCCGATCACGCTCCAGTGTCCCCCGACGCTTCccgagaagaaggctcccGCGGGGCAGGCGAAGCGGCGCAGGACGACGCGCCCGAGTCGGAGGAGGAACAGGAGGAGGCAGAAGGAGGTCATGAAGTGGATGGCGACGCcacggaggaggacgaggaggaggagagagggtACGGGAATGAGGAGGAcaccgacgaggaggaggccccgTCGCACCTCCCGTTCCCACCCGCAGATGAAGGG TTACTTGATGACACAACTACAGTTGATCCAAGCTATACTATATCTCTTATAAGGCAGCTAATGCCCAAGGGTTCCAATGTGTTGAAAGAGTTCTG TGTCAAGGAGAGTTTTCCAGAAGAAATGAGTGCCAATTCTGATGATGGGGAATCAAGACAACCTGATAACAAGGACCCATCCGGAAAAAGTGACAAACCGGGTTTTCCAGATGAACAGAGTGTCAATTCTGATGATGGGGAATCAACAAAACCTGATGAGAAGGATCAGTGGGAAGAGTGTGGGTGCATTTTGTGGGACCTTGCGGCTAGTAAACCTCAAGCAGAACTTATG ATCGATAATCATGTACTGGAAGTGCTTTTGGAAAATCTTCGTGTGTCACAATCTTGCCGGGCGAAG GAAATTTGTCTTGGAATCATGGGAAACTTAGCTTGCCATGAATTTCTAGTTAATGCAGTCTGCAACGAAAAGGGTTTAATTGTAACTGTTATGGAGCAATTGTTTCTAGATGACATCGGTTGCCTTTCTGAAACATTCAG GCTGTTGGCCGCCATTCTTCGGAGCAGTGCTTCTATATCTTGGGCCGAAGTTCTTTTACCTGATAAGATTCTTTCACGTATTCTGTCGATACTTGGAAACACAATGAGTTGTACATTACTGGAGAAG GGCATTGACTTTATATCAACTGTCATGGACGCTCAAGATGTGATTGCTATGCTTATTCAGCCTTTGCTTAGAGTGGGTTTAGCTGACCATGCTATTGGCTTGCTAACAACTGAGATTCAAAAATCACCAGATGAGAAGGTAGACAG GCCGGGTTGTCTTGATTTGATCCTTCACTTCATGGAAGAATTAACAGCCATACACAGTGTTGCAGAAGTAATGTCGTCCAGTGATCAGTTGATGCAAGTGCTAGTTGGCATGATGAAGTCACCTGATAAACTTGAG GTTTCAAGCTATTGCGCTTCTGTGGTGATCATAATATCAAATATTTTGACAGATGGAAAGCATCTTGTGCCTATGGTATCCCATG ATTTACCCTTCCTGGAGAGCCTATTTGACATTCTTCCAGTGGTCCCTGATGATGACCAAGCTCGATATGCACTTTGGTGTACCTTATCACGTGTCCTGGCACAAGTGCAAGAAACTGAGATAAACTCTTCATCCCTCGACCAGTTTGCAGCTCTCTTCTTAGGCAAGTTCACACTCATCAAAGATGACATTGAGAGCCATGAGGTTGACGAAGAGAACTTATCGGCTGAGGATTCTTATGTGATGGGATGGGCATCCAAATGT CTCAGAGCAATCTCCTTTGTCATGGAGAGATGGATCACGGAGAAGTCTTCTCAGAGCAAAGAAGACGCTACACCGACTGGAACCTCAATCGACAATGCCCGGGAGCTGCTGAGTTACTGCCAGAAAATGCTCCACTGA
- the LOC100821367 gene encoding uncharacterized protein LOC100821367: MEGRPRGGAMDFTLAALKLFGSQLAGSTTAPSSEGSSPAQMLFGIRFQRAWLQGVIVHADYSTGDGTLSLDDGSCVTELILQSKHAEGQSWRPGMYVFIIGAYIAPESSENLPMMKVHKIVDLSAHPDREAMWYMEVTEAYNFFYSRAGSPS; the protein is encoded by the exons atggaaggacgacctcgcggcggcgccatggactTCACGCTCGCGGCGCTGAAGCTCTTCGGCTCCCAGCTAGCAGGCTCCACCACGGCTCCCTCCTCCGAGGGCTCCTCCCCCGCACAGATGCTCTTCGGCATCCGCTTCCAGCGCGCCTGGCTCCAG GGCGTGATCGTGCACGCGGACTACAGCACAGGCGATGGGACACTTTCTCTGGATGACGGCTCCTGCGTCACCGAGCTCATTCTCCAATCCAAACATGCCGAGGGCCAGTCCTGGCGGCCAG GGATGTATGTGTTTATAATTGGGGCATATATTGCCCCGGAGTCTTCAGAGAATCTACCAATGATGAAG GTGCACAAGATAGTTGATCTCTCTGCGCATCCCGACCGTGAAGCAATGTGGTATATGGAAGTAACCGAGGCGTACAACTTCTTCTACTCGCGTGCTGGCTCCCCATCTTGA